A single window of Geoanaerobacter pelophilus DNA harbors:
- a CDS encoding YkgJ family cysteine cluster protein, with the protein MSENIREQVRKSQLDSETTNAAWINGYTLLGGKVFCADNCSNCCSLAVNCTWPETLGISDAITDDSLQRLKDHLKQLRAILAMATDFKSYLKMHRQEVGPCPFLVRGSCSIYQARPFSCRALLATKESFWCGADFTAMSSEEKRAFVNSLDTEVVLFPMHYVAATQEYGRDLESRISATMAQHFGFSLYGNLPLMVLLNSEYDLENTVRKGHEVTVALLEQEGLHHPYLVTLSGH; encoded by the coding sequence ATGAGTGAAAATATCAGGGAACAGGTTCGTAAGTCCCAGCTGGATTCTGAGACAACAAACGCTGCCTGGATTAACGGCTACACCTTACTTGGGGGCAAGGTCTTCTGTGCGGACAACTGCAGCAACTGCTGTTCGCTGGCAGTGAACTGCACTTGGCCTGAGACTCTGGGGATTAGCGATGCAATCACCGATGATAGCTTGCAACGGCTAAAGGACCATCTTAAGCAACTGCGGGCAATACTGGCAATGGCAACAGACTTCAAATCGTACTTGAAAATGCACCGGCAGGAGGTTGGCCCCTGCCCCTTTCTCGTGCGAGGCTCTTGCAGCATCTACCAGGCCCGTCCTTTTTCTTGCCGGGCACTCCTTGCAACCAAGGAAAGTTTCTGGTGTGGCGCCGATTTTACTGCGATGTCAAGCGAGGAGAAACGGGCTTTTGTCAATAGCCTCGACACGGAAGTCGTCTTATTCCCCATGCATTACGTAGCTGCCACCCAGGAATACGGCCGTGACCTTGAGAGCCGAATTTCGGCAACCATGGCCCAACATTTCGGTTTCTCTCTATATGGCAACCTGCCACTCATGGTGTTGCTTAATAGTGAATATGACTTGGAAAATACCGTGCGTAAAGGGCATGAAGTCACAGTGGCCCTTCTTGAGCAGGAGGGGCTGCACCACCCCTATCTTGTGACTCTCTCCGGACACTGA
- a CDS encoding cold-shock protein: MTTGRVKWFNDSKGFGFLEQDNGDDVFVHFSAIQSNGFKSLAEGDTVQFEIVKGPKGLQASNVTRI, encoded by the coding sequence ATGACGACAGGCAGAGTGAAATGGTTCAATGACAGCAAGGGGTTCGGTTTTCTTGAGCAGGATAATGGCGATGACGTTTTTGTTCATTTTTCCGCAATCCAGAGCAATGGCTTCAAGTCCCTTGCTGAAGGCGATACGGTGCAGTTCGAAATCGTTAAAGGGCCAAAAGGTCTTCAGGCATCAAATGTAACCCGCATCTAA
- a CDS encoding DUF4124 domain-containing protein: MKKLTIFLLLIAATAYGEIYRWTDSKGTTHFTNSIYEIPDRYRAKAKPVDLGIPEQKSDQPQPPQASPVAVPSQQASAPAAAATLPPPALPAQVKESVRERPIVRTNKSFRPARRSSEQE; this comes from the coding sequence ATGAAAAAACTTACAATCTTTCTCTTGTTGATAGCCGCTACGGCATATGGTGAGATTTATCGCTGGACCGACTCCAAAGGAACCACCCATTTTACCAACAGCATCTATGAGATTCCAGACCGGTATCGTGCCAAGGCGAAACCGGTCGATCTTGGAATCCCTGAGCAAAAGAGTGACCAACCGCAACCTCCGCAGGCCTCACCAGTTGCAGTTCCGTCCCAGCAAGCCTCTGCGCCTGCAGCTGCGGCAACACTGCCACCGCCTGCCTTACCTGCACAAGTAAAAGAATCTGTACGAGAACGGCCAATTGTGAGAACAAATAAAAGCTTCAGGCCAGCCAGAAGGTCGAGCGAACAAGAGTAA
- a CDS encoding MerR family transcriptional regulator — protein MSFEKTWYSLNEAIEKFGLEKGLILKWIEDGLVRAEEIDGKVERVNVDDLDLKVQEMTGI, from the coding sequence ATGTCATTTGAAAAAACCTGGTATTCCCTCAACGAGGCTATCGAGAAGTTCGGTTTGGAAAAGGGGCTGATTCTGAAATGGATCGAAGATGGTCTGGTTCGTGCTGAGGAAATAGACGGAAAAGTCGAGAGGGTGAACGTTGATGATCTGGATCTGAAGGTTCAGGAAATGACCGGAATCTGA
- a CDS encoding cytochrome C: MIKAVIASLLLLVTAAPALAVDPAKAGTNLGNVRGGDFSKARSIIDKNCTTCHKSSKIDEALSAGKDMSAIQREMETRGAKLSAKEREVLGIYWKQSPLKKK, encoded by the coding sequence ATGATAAAAGCAGTTATTGCCTCACTTTTACTTCTTGTGACAGCTGCACCTGCCTTGGCGGTTGACCCAGCTAAAGCAGGTACCAATCTTGGCAATGTTCGGGGTGGCGATTTCAGTAAGGCCCGATCCATAATCGATAAGAACTGTACCACCTGTCACAAGAGCTCCAAAATTGACGAGGCGTTGTCAGCAGGAAAAGATATGTCGGCAATCCAGAGAGAGATGGAGACCCGCGGCGCAAAGCTGAGCGCCAAGGAGCGTGAAGTACTAGGGATTTACTGGAAACAGAGCCCGCTCAAAAAGAAATAA
- a CDS encoding fumarate hydratase, whose product MATKPFVYQDPYPLGKDETKYRKIEGSEQYVTVEQFAGKDVVRVCPEALTILANEAMRDVSFLLRPTHNESVAKILRDPESSQNDKGVALAFLRNAEISANFELPICQDTGTATIVAKKGQQVWTGGKDEEYLSKGVYKTYTEENLRYSQTVALDMYEEINTGTNLPAQIDIQAVDGDYYKFLFMAKGGGSANKTSLFQETKALLNPDTLVKFLVGKMKYLGTAACPPYHIAVVVGGTSADACMKAVKLASAKYLDELPTKGNEHGQAFRDLELEEKLLQEAYKLGIGAQFGGKYFAHDIRVIRLPRHGASCPVGMAVSCSADRNIKAKITKEGLFVEEMDRNPGRFIPEQYRGKHSHGVKIDLNQPMKDILAELTKHPVSTPLLLNGTIVVGRDIAHAKFKEILDSGKPLPEYLKNHPIYYAGPAKTPPGKASGSFGPTTAGRMDSYVDLLQANGGSMIMIAKGNRSQQVTDACKKHGGFYLGSIGGPAAVLAEENIKKVECIDFPELGMEAVWKIEVEDFPAFILVDDKGNDFFKQLGL is encoded by the coding sequence ATGGCAACAAAACCGTTTGTCTACCAGGACCCTTACCCGCTCGGCAAAGATGAGACCAAGTACCGCAAGATTGAGGGATCAGAGCAGTATGTAACCGTGGAGCAGTTCGCCGGAAAAGATGTTGTCCGGGTGTGCCCCGAGGCATTGACGATCCTCGCCAATGAGGCTATGCGTGATGTTTCGTTCCTGCTACGCCCCACACATAACGAGTCGGTGGCCAAGATCCTCCGCGATCCGGAATCATCACAGAACGACAAAGGGGTTGCACTCGCCTTTCTGCGCAACGCCGAGATTTCTGCCAACTTCGAACTCCCGATCTGCCAGGATACCGGTACAGCTACGATCGTCGCAAAAAAGGGACAGCAGGTCTGGACCGGCGGCAAGGATGAAGAATACCTCTCCAAGGGGGTCTACAAGACCTACACCGAGGAGAACCTCCGCTACTCCCAGACCGTAGCGCTTGATATGTACGAGGAGATCAACACCGGCACCAACCTGCCGGCTCAGATCGACATCCAGGCAGTTGACGGCGACTACTACAAGTTCCTGTTCATGGCCAAAGGGGGCGGCTCGGCCAACAAGACCTCCCTGTTCCAGGAAACCAAGGCACTGCTCAATCCTGACACCCTGGTCAAGTTCCTGGTCGGCAAGATGAAGTACCTCGGCACTGCAGCCTGTCCGCCGTATCATATCGCCGTTGTTGTCGGCGGCACCTCTGCCGACGCCTGCATGAAGGCGGTTAAACTGGCCTCTGCCAAATACCTCGATGAACTCCCAACCAAAGGCAACGAGCACGGCCAGGCGTTCCGCGATCTGGAACTGGAGGAAAAACTCCTGCAGGAGGCCTACAAGCTGGGCATCGGCGCTCAGTTCGGCGGAAAATACTTTGCCCACGACATCCGCGTCATCCGTCTCCCCCGCCACGGCGCCTCCTGCCCAGTGGGAATGGCTGTTTCCTGCTCAGCAGACCGCAACATCAAGGCAAAAATAACCAAAGAGGGCCTGTTCGTCGAAGAGATGGACCGTAATCCCGGCCGTTTCATCCCTGAGCAGTATCGTGGCAAGCATAGCCACGGCGTCAAGATTGACCTCAACCAGCCGATGAAGGATATCCTGGCCGAACTGACCAAGCATCCGGTATCCACCCCGCTGTTGCTGAACGGCACCATCGTAGTCGGCCGGGACATTGCCCACGCCAAGTTCAAAGAGATCCTTGACTCCGGCAAACCGCTCCCAGAATACCTCAAGAACCACCCGATCTACTATGCCGGTCCGGCCAAAACTCCGCCGGGCAAAGCATCCGGCTCGTTCGGCCCGACTACTGCCGGAAGGATGGACTCCTATGTCGATCTGCTCCAGGCCAATGGCGGCTCCATGATCATGATCGCCAAAGGAAACCGGAGCCAGCAGGTTACCGATGCCTGTAAGAAGCATGGTGGCTTCTACCTCGGCTCTATCGGTGGCCCGGCTGCAGTTTTAGCTGAAGAGAACATCAAAAAAGTGGAGTGCATCGACTTCCCTGAACTGGGAATGGAAGCAGTCTGGAAGATTGAAGTGGAAGACTTCCCGGCATTTATTCTGGTTGATGACAAAGGAAACGACTTCTTTAAACAGCTGGGCCTCTGA
- a CDS encoding O-acetylhomoserine aminocarboxypropyltransferase/cysteine synthase family protein, whose translation MSKNWKIETQAIQGGYDPKPGDPRVVTICQSTTFKYDSADYVAKLFDLEVAGHFYTRLGNPTTDAFEKKIAMMEGGVAALGTSSGQAATTLSIFNICQAGQHFITASTLYGGTYNLFAATLPKMGIEVTFVDPEAPADEILKAFRHNTRAVFAETIGNPGLNVLDFEKFSAIAKEKKVPLIIDSTFATPYLCRPFDFGANIIVHSTTKYIDGHATSVGGVIVDGGNFNWDNGNFPELTEPDTSYHGLQYVKTFGPAAYIIKARVQLMRDLGVSPGPMNSFMFNQGLQTLPLRMQRHSDNALAVAKHLEAHPAVSWVSYPGLPSHPSFERAKKYLPKGCSGVLTFGIKGGAPAGKIFMESCQLIALVVHVGDARSCVLHPASTTHRQLSEEQQISSGVTPDLIRLSVGIEHIDDIIEDIDQALAKSQQP comes from the coding sequence ATGAGCAAGAACTGGAAGATCGAAACCCAGGCCATCCAGGGGGGATATGACCCGAAACCTGGCGATCCGCGGGTTGTAACCATCTGTCAAAGCACTACATTCAAGTACGACAGCGCTGATTATGTGGCGAAGCTGTTCGACCTGGAAGTCGCGGGCCATTTTTACACCCGTCTGGGCAACCCGACCACCGACGCCTTTGAAAAGAAGATCGCCATGATGGAGGGAGGGGTTGCAGCCCTTGGCACCTCGTCAGGACAGGCTGCCACAACACTCTCCATCTTCAATATCTGCCAGGCAGGCCAACACTTTATCACGGCAAGCACCCTTTACGGCGGCACCTACAATCTCTTTGCCGCAACACTCCCCAAGATGGGAATCGAGGTGACCTTTGTCGATCCGGAAGCGCCGGCAGATGAAATCCTTAAGGCGTTCCGCCACAATACCCGCGCCGTTTTCGCCGAGACCATCGGCAATCCAGGGCTCAATGTCCTCGACTTTGAAAAATTCAGTGCAATTGCTAAAGAGAAAAAAGTCCCTCTGATCATTGACAGCACCTTTGCCACACCTTATCTCTGCCGCCCGTTCGATTTCGGCGCCAACATCATTGTCCATTCCACCACAAAGTACATTGACGGCCATGCAACAAGCGTAGGCGGCGTTATTGTAGATGGTGGCAACTTCAATTGGGACAACGGAAACTTTCCGGAACTGACAGAGCCGGATACCAGCTATCACGGACTCCAGTATGTAAAAACCTTCGGCCCTGCTGCCTACATCATCAAGGCGCGGGTGCAGCTGATGCGTGACTTGGGGGTTTCGCCTGGACCAATGAATTCTTTCATGTTTAACCAGGGATTGCAGACTTTGCCGTTACGGATGCAACGCCACAGCGACAACGCCCTGGCAGTGGCAAAACACCTGGAGGCACATCCCGCAGTTAGCTGGGTCAGCTATCCGGGCTTGCCGAGCCACCCAAGCTTTGAGCGGGCCAAGAAATACCTGCCGAAAGGGTGCAGTGGCGTACTCACCTTCGGCATCAAGGGTGGCGCCCCTGCCGGCAAAATCTTCATGGAGAGCTGTCAACTTATCGCCCTGGTGGTTCACGTCGGCGATGCCCGGAGTTGTGTTCTGCACCCAGCAAGCACCACCCACCGCCAGCTCAGCGAGGAGCAGCAGATATCGTCAGGCGTTACTCCTGACCTGATCCGGCTTTCCGTTGGCATCGAGCATATTGACGATATTATTGAAGACATTGATCAGGCATTGGCCAAGAGCCAGCAACCATAG
- a CDS encoding cytochrome c7, whose amino-acid sequence MKRIIIAMFALVAFAGTAFAADVIEMKKGVKFNHKAHQAAAGDCKKCHEQAPGKIAGFGKDWAHKNCKGCHADMKKGPTSCKECHK is encoded by the coding sequence ATGAAAAGAATTATTATTGCCATGTTTGCCCTTGTTGCCTTTGCCGGAACCGCTTTTGCCGCAGATGTGATCGAGATGAAGAAGGGGGTAAAGTTTAATCACAAAGCCCATCAGGCTGCAGCTGGTGACTGCAAGAAGTGCCATGAGCAAGCTCCTGGTAAAATCGCCGGATTTGGTAAGGATTGGGCGCATAAGAACTGCAAGGGTTGTCACGCTGACATGAAGAAGGGGCCTACTTCCTGTAAAGAGTGCCACAAATAA
- the hcp gene encoding hydroxylamine reductase, translating into MSMFCNQCEQAANGVGCSISGVCGKKPDVAALQDLLLYTLKGVSLYATKARELGAKDEAIDRFVVEGLFTTVTNVDFDPAHIEKAIRKGIELRGQAKTLYESACSAKGLAPAQITAAQAVFAPAADLAGLIRQGEEHGLNSLHVNEDIRSVIEILSFGLKGMAAYMDHALILGRTDEEVLAFFHKALAATTDTGLGLMDFVGLAMECGKHNLRTMEILNQGHVETYGHPVPTPVNLGTRAGKAILVSGHDLKMLEELLKQTEGKGVNIYTHGEMIPAHAYPGLKKYSNLVGNFGGAWQDQAKEFVNFPGAIIFNTNCIQRPADSYKDRLFTWGLVQWPDVKHVEGWDFSAVIAKAQEFPGFPENPGQEILVGFGHNAVLGVADKVIDAVKAGAIKRFFLIGGCDGAKPGRNYYTEFAEKVPNDCVILTLACGKYRFNKLDFGDIGGIPRLLDIGQCNDAYSAIQIAVALAGAFNCGVNELPLSFILSWYEQKAVVILLTLFHLGIKNIKLGPTLPAFITPNVLNFLVENFNVGPITNAEDDLRAALA; encoded by the coding sequence ATGAGTATGTTTTGTAACCAGTGCGAGCAGGCTGCGAACGGGGTAGGGTGTTCAATTTCGGGGGTGTGCGGCAAGAAGCCTGATGTTGCGGCGTTGCAGGATTTACTACTGTATACTCTAAAAGGGGTCTCGCTATATGCAACCAAGGCCCGTGAATTGGGCGCTAAAGACGAGGCAATTGACCGCTTTGTTGTTGAGGGGCTTTTTACCACCGTTACCAACGTTGATTTTGACCCGGCTCATATAGAGAAAGCTATTCGCAAAGGCATTGAGTTGCGTGGGCAGGCCAAGACGCTTTATGAGAGTGCCTGCAGCGCGAAAGGGCTTGCTCCGGCACAGATCACAGCAGCTCAGGCTGTTTTTGCGCCGGCAGCGGACCTTGCCGGACTTATTCGCCAAGGTGAAGAACATGGTCTTAATTCCCTGCATGTCAACGAAGACATCCGCTCAGTAATTGAAATTCTCAGTTTTGGTCTGAAGGGGATGGCTGCCTATATGGACCATGCGCTGATTCTCGGCAGAACCGATGAAGAGGTGCTCGCCTTTTTTCACAAGGCACTGGCTGCTACTACCGATACTGGCCTGGGGCTGATGGATTTCGTGGGGCTTGCCATGGAATGTGGCAAGCATAACCTGCGTACCATGGAAATCCTGAACCAAGGGCATGTCGAGACCTATGGCCACCCGGTACCGACTCCGGTTAACCTCGGAACCCGCGCAGGCAAGGCGATTCTCGTCTCCGGTCACGACCTTAAGATGCTTGAGGAGCTGCTGAAACAGACCGAGGGGAAAGGGGTGAACATCTATACCCATGGTGAGATGATCCCGGCACATGCCTATCCTGGGCTCAAGAAATACTCCAATTTGGTCGGCAATTTCGGCGGTGCCTGGCAGGATCAGGCCAAGGAATTTGTCAATTTCCCTGGGGCCATCATTTTCAATACTAATTGCATTCAGCGCCCGGCTGATTCTTACAAAGACCGACTCTTTACCTGGGGTCTGGTACAGTGGCCTGATGTTAAGCATGTCGAAGGATGGGACTTCTCTGCTGTAATTGCCAAGGCGCAAGAGTTCCCAGGTTTCCCGGAAAATCCCGGCCAGGAGATTCTCGTCGGATTTGGACATAACGCAGTGCTTGGGGTTGCCGACAAGGTGATCGATGCCGTTAAAGCAGGCGCAATCAAGCGATTCTTCTTGATCGGCGGCTGTGATGGCGCCAAGCCTGGCCGGAATTATTATACCGAATTTGCTGAGAAAGTGCCCAACGACTGTGTCATTTTGACTCTTGCCTGTGGCAAGTATCGGTTTAATAAACTTGATTTTGGCGACATTGGCGGTATCCCTCGCCTGCTCGACATCGGGCAGTGCAATGATGCCTACTCAGCAATCCAGATTGCTGTCGCCTTGGCCGGCGCCTTCAACTGCGGGGTTAACGAATTGCCGCTTTCTTTCATCCTTTCCTGGTATGAGCAGAAGGCAGTTGTCATTCTGCTGACCCTGTTTCATCTGGGGATCAAGAACATCAAGCTTGGTCCGACATTGCCGGCTTTCATAACGCCCAATGTACTCAATTTCCTGGTAGAGAACTTCAATGTCGGTCCGATCACCAATGCTGAAGACGACCTTCGGGCTGCTTTGGCATGA
- a CDS encoding GSU3473 family protein — MMILVRYLDGTYDMVMNYHLDDLIRDNRIIGFERANRWVTIGLDPVRGSGGIYLGQDRRLVEEQESSPVFS, encoded by the coding sequence ATGATGATCCTTGTGCGGTATTTGGACGGTACTTACGACATGGTTATGAATTATCACCTCGATGATTTGATAAGAGATAACCGTATCATCGGCTTTGAAAGAGCTAACCGCTGGGTCACCATTGGGCTTGATCCGGTACGTGGCTCAGGAGGGATTTATCTCGGCCAGGACCGACGCTTGGTTGAGGAGCAAGAATCTTCGCCAGTGTTTTCCTAA
- a CDS encoding GSU3473 family protein: MVVLVRCNDDTCSVALESCLDGLIKGGLISAYLDKGEWVSVARSLRIARGVISSRRSLERVVAAVA; this comes from the coding sequence ATGGTTGTTCTTGTACGCTGTAACGATGATACCTGTTCAGTGGCTCTTGAGTCGTGTCTTGATGGTTTGATCAAAGGGGGCTTGATATCTGCTTATCTTGATAAAGGTGAGTGGGTTTCAGTAGCGCGCAGTTTGAGGATTGCGAGGGGGGTTATCAGTAGCCGCCGTTCGCTGGAGCGAGTAGTGGCAGCTGTTGCGTGA
- the ychF gene encoding redox-regulated ATPase YchF has translation MALNCGIVGLPNVGKSTIFNALTSAGAESANYPFCTIDPNVGIVQVPDRRLDQLAEIVIPQKTLPTTIEFVDIAGLVKGASQGEGLGNQFLGHIRSVDAIVHVVRCFEDENVVHVNGCVDPAGDIEVIQTELGLADLDTVEKKLLRVEKQARSGDKKAKDEVDFYIRVRDLLGEGKPARGIAESDEEIVWLRDLHLLTDKPVLYVANVAEDDLEGKHPAVAKVIEIASREGAQVVPICGRIEAEIAELEGSEKQEFLADLGLKESGLERLIRKAYELLGLITYFTAGVKEVRAWTVIRGSKAPQAAGVIHSDFEKGFIRAEVIAFDDFIACGGESGAKEKGLLRLEGKEYLVQDGDVMHFRFNV, from the coding sequence ATGGCCCTGAATTGCGGCATAGTCGGCCTGCCAAATGTTGGGAAATCGACTATTTTTAATGCTCTGACATCGGCAGGAGCCGAATCAGCCAACTACCCATTTTGCACCATTGACCCGAATGTCGGCATTGTCCAGGTCCCGGATCGCAGACTCGATCAACTGGCTGAGATAGTAATCCCCCAAAAGACGTTGCCGACAACAATCGAATTTGTAGACATTGCCGGTCTCGTCAAGGGCGCCAGCCAGGGTGAGGGGTTAGGGAACCAGTTTTTAGGCCATATACGCTCCGTAGATGCAATTGTCCATGTTGTCCGATGTTTTGAGGACGAAAATGTAGTTCATGTCAATGGCTGCGTTGACCCAGCCGGAGATATTGAGGTGATTCAAACTGAACTTGGCCTGGCAGACCTTGATACTGTTGAGAAAAAACTACTGCGGGTAGAGAAACAGGCCCGGAGCGGAGACAAGAAAGCCAAAGATGAGGTTGACTTCTATATTCGCGTCAGAGATCTGCTTGGCGAGGGGAAACCGGCACGCGGCATTGCTGAAAGCGACGAAGAGATTGTATGGCTGCGCGACCTGCATCTGCTTACAGACAAACCGGTACTCTATGTTGCCAATGTCGCTGAAGACGATCTCGAAGGCAAGCACCCAGCAGTGGCTAAAGTAATTGAGATAGCATCACGTGAAGGCGCCCAAGTAGTACCAATCTGTGGCCGCATTGAAGCAGAGATCGCTGAGCTGGAAGGTTCGGAAAAGCAAGAATTTCTTGCAGACCTCGGATTGAAAGAGTCAGGGCTGGAGCGTCTTATCAGGAAGGCTTACGAACTGCTCGGCTTGATCACCTACTTTACAGCCGGGGTCAAGGAAGTTCGGGCGTGGACCGTTATTCGTGGCTCGAAAGCACCGCAGGCTGCGGGCGTGATTCATTCGGATTTCGAGAAAGGCTTCATTCGTGCAGAGGTCATAGCTTTCGATGACTTTATTGCCTGCGGCGGGGAATCAGGTGCCAAGGAAAAGGGACTGCTTCGCCTTGAAGGTAAAGAGTATCTGGTTCAAGATGGCGATGTCATGCATTTTCGTTTCAACGTTTGA
- the pth gene encoding aminoacyl-tRNA hydrolase, whose amino-acid sequence MSGKLLAGLGNPGTKYLWTRHNAGFMVVDRLAHHANVAITKKAFSGLYGETTCWGERLHLLKPQTFMNLSGRAVSPALHYHKLTLDDLIVIHDDLDIPFGQIKLKKGGGHGGHNGLRSLLQELGSGEFTRIRVGIDRSKFGDTADYVLSPFSKSEMAELSTLLDRIVDAIEMLVSEGLPKAMSIYNNKDLLAG is encoded by the coding sequence ATGTCAGGCAAACTGCTTGCCGGGCTGGGTAATCCCGGCACCAAATACCTCTGGACCCGCCACAATGCTGGTTTCATGGTAGTGGATCGTCTTGCGCACCATGCAAATGTCGCCATAACCAAGAAGGCATTTTCAGGCCTTTACGGCGAAACGACTTGCTGGGGGGAACGTCTCCATCTCCTTAAACCTCAGACATTCATGAACCTCTCCGGCCGTGCTGTATCTCCTGCATTGCATTATCACAAGCTGACCCTTGACGACCTGATTGTCATCCATGATGACCTTGATATCCCCTTCGGCCAGATAAAACTTAAAAAGGGCGGCGGGCATGGCGGACATAACGGCCTCCGCTCACTGCTTCAAGAACTTGGCAGCGGAGAATTCACCAGAATCAGGGTCGGCATCGATCGCTCTAAGTTCGGAGATACTGCTGATTATGTCCTCTCCCCGTTTTCTAAGAGTGAGATGGCGGAACTCTCAACCCTTTTAGACCGTATTGTAGATGCGATCGAAATGCTGGTCTCAGAAGGCCTCCCCAAGGCAATGAGCATTTACAACAACAAGGATTTACTGGCCGGATAA
- a CDS encoding 50S ribosomal protein L25, with amino-acid sequence MAQNEITLQPRTQSGKNGCRQLRAQGLIPGVVYGKGIESTSVTLHPKELGAALSGQSGQNTLLTIKGCGSLDGSLVIVTDLLKDPIKRNVKHVDFHKLDMADKIRVHVPVKLVGTAIGVKEGGMLDFPTHSLDIECLPGQIPESIEVDITDLTIGHSIHVSDLKLTQGVKVLLDGRASIVSILGKAKEDAPAAE; translated from the coding sequence ATGGCACAGAACGAAATTACACTTCAACCGAGAACACAGAGCGGCAAGAACGGCTGCCGTCAGCTGAGAGCACAGGGACTCATCCCTGGGGTCGTCTACGGCAAAGGGATTGAGTCAACTTCAGTCACCCTGCACCCGAAAGAGCTGGGCGCTGCACTCTCAGGCCAGAGCGGCCAGAATACCCTGCTCACCATCAAAGGGTGCGGAAGCCTCGATGGCAGCTTGGTGATCGTAACCGACCTTCTCAAGGACCCGATCAAACGCAACGTAAAGCATGTCGATTTTCACAAACTTGACATGGCTGACAAGATCCGCGTTCATGTCCCTGTCAAACTGGTTGGAACTGCTATCGGCGTTAAAGAGGGTGGCATGCTGGACTTCCCGACCCACTCACTTGACATCGAATGCCTTCCCGGGCAGATCCCGGAAAGCATTGAAGTGGATATTACCGATCTCACTATCGGTCACTCCATCCACGTTTCAGACCTCAAATTGACACAGGGCGTTAAAGTTCTGCTCGACGGCAGGGCATCCATAGTAAGCATCCTTGGCAAAGCCAAGGAAGATGCACCGGCAGCCGAGTAA
- a CDS encoding ribose-phosphate pyrophosphokinase, giving the protein MEDKIKVFCGNSNPVLAEKICKSLGVPLGSAKVKTFSDGEIMVEIGENVRGRDVYLIQSTCAPTNNNLMELLIMMDAVKRASAATITAVIPYYGYARQDRKVAPRTPISSKLVADLLTTSGADRVVTVDLHAGQIQGFFNIPVDNLYAAPVILSHLKSRFPDSNEIVMVSPDAGGTERARAFAKRLGCTLAIIDKRRTGPNVAEVMHLIGEVRDKTAIILDDMIDTAGTLTQAAKALKSHGARAIHACATHGVLSGPAIDRINSSDIEELIITDTVPLGDKSLQSNKIKVLTSAELLAEAIRRIHEDESVSSLFV; this is encoded by the coding sequence ATGGAAGACAAAATCAAGGTTTTTTGCGGTAACTCAAATCCTGTCCTGGCAGAGAAGATCTGCAAAAGTCTCGGCGTTCCTCTTGGCTCTGCAAAGGTCAAGACTTTTTCTGACGGCGAGATTATGGTTGAGATTGGTGAAAACGTCCGGGGCAGAGACGTTTACCTGATCCAGTCGACCTGCGCACCTACCAACAACAACTTGATGGAACTGCTGATCATGATGGATGCTGTCAAACGGGCATCTGCAGCAACCATCACTGCCGTGATTCCGTATTACGGCTATGCGCGCCAGGATCGCAAGGTGGCGCCACGCACTCCGATTTCCTCGAAGCTGGTTGCCGACCTGCTGACCACTTCAGGAGCAGACAGGGTTGTAACGGTTGATTTGCATGCCGGCCAGATACAGGGCTTTTTCAATATCCCGGTGGACAACCTCTATGCGGCACCAGTAATTCTCAGCCACCTCAAATCGCGTTTCCCCGATAGCAATGAGATCGTCATGGTTTCTCCGGATGCCGGGGGGACAGAGCGCGCTCGAGCCTTTGCCAAACGGCTTGGCTGCACACTTGCTATTATCGATAAACGACGCACCGGACCCAATGTTGCCGAAGTAATGCACCTGATCGGTGAAGTGCGCGATAAAACAGCAATAATCCTTGACGACATGATCGATACAGCTGGAACGCTCACCCAGGCAGCCAAAGCCCTCAAGTCTCACGGCGCCAGGGCAATTCATGCATGCGCTACCCATGGCGTCCTCTCTGGTCCGGCCATAGACAGGATCAACTCATCAGATATCGAGGAACTCATTATCACCGATACTGTGCCGTTGGGCGATAAATCGCTACAGAGTAACAAAATTAAAGTACTTACGTCGGCTGAGCTCCTTGCTGAGGCGATTCGTCGTATCCATGAGGACGAATCAGTCAGCTCACTATTTGTATAA